One region of Triticum aestivum cultivar Chinese Spring chromosome 6B, IWGSC CS RefSeq v2.1, whole genome shotgun sequence genomic DNA includes:
- the LOC123137086 gene encoding uncharacterized protein isoform X2, translated as MASSLRSFSRPVAAAFLRSASARSPAASLPRALAPTPRASSLRRQVALARSLQPLHSAISAARLTSRLGAEVARAVSQGTLCSSYPGV; from the exons ATGGCGTCGAGCCTCCGCTCCTTCTCCCGTCCCGTCGCAGCCGCCTTCCTCCGCTCAGCTTCCGCCCGGAGCCCCGCGGCCTCTCTCCCCCGCGCCCTCGCTCCAACCCCCAG GGCTTCTTCCCTGAGGCGGCAGGTGGCGCTGGCACGATCTCTGCAGCCGCTGCACAGCGCAATCTCGGCGGCGAGGCTAACGTCACGGCTTGGGGCAGAGGTGGCCCGGGCAGTGTCGCAGGGTACGCTCTGCAGCTCCTACCCGGGAGTCTGA
- the LOC123137086 gene encoding uncharacterized protein isoform X3, which produces MASSLRSFSRPVAAAFLRSASARSPAASLPRALAPTPRASSLRRQVALARSLQPLHSAISAARLTSRLGAEVARAVSQETGMSVPR; this is translated from the exons ATGGCGTCGAGCCTCCGCTCCTTCTCCCGTCCCGTCGCAGCCGCCTTCCTCCGCTCAGCTTCCGCCCGGAGCCCCGCGGCCTCTCTCCCCCGCGCCCTCGCTCCAACCCCCAG GGCTTCTTCCCTGAGGCGGCAGGTGGCGCTGGCACGATCTCTGCAGCCGCTGCACAGCGCAATCTCGGCGGCGAGGCTAACGTCACGGCTTGGGGCAGAGGTGGCCCGGGCAGTGTCGCAGG